In Rhipicephalus microplus isolate Deutch F79 chromosome 9, USDA_Rmic, whole genome shotgun sequence, one genomic interval encodes:
- the LOC119164811 gene encoding 1-acyl-sn-glycerol-3-phosphate acyltransferase epsilon-like, with translation MVFHFCQRLMIVLMEGVVGVKVLFHGDIGDIVQKKERAFYIVNLQSSFDWIAVSLLAERTGCTGNLRFIVKKTIQSVPLLGFYFHQHGCIYINRQQLNYFKMKQGLYYLQNKSIQSSVVLFPEGNRFIPGKMDVIKKSTEFAVSQGLPVPRHQLMPRARGFVLTVDEMRHNLDAVYCVTVIYGGTKMPHGGRRAAPNICDMFTGKCGAVHMHIKRTPIDQLPSDDNGLKKFLFDAFYEKDKLLTAYYESDETPPELQNPVFVPCEHVHSKLVSAAVVFTVSYLLLTPGGRACVWMTWLYGSIFGYSWLGMNSVA, from the exons GTCTTGTTCCACGGAGATATCGGCGACATTGTGCAGAAGAAAGAGCGGGCTTTCTACATCGTCAATCTTCAAAGCTCGT TCGACTGGATTGCCGTGAGCCTGCTGGCCGAACGGACAGGATGCACGGGTAACCTGCGCTTCATAGTCAAGAAGACCATACAGTCGGTTCCACTGCTCGGCTTCTACTTCCACCAG CATGGCTGTATCTACATCAACAGGCAGCAGCTAAACTACTTCAAGATGAAGCAAGGTCTCTACTACCTCCAGAATAAATCCATACAG TCAAGCGTGGTGCTCTTTCCGGAAGGCAACCGGTTCATTCCCGGCAAAATGGACGTCATCAAAAAAAGCACGGAGTTTGCTGTTAGCCAAG GTCTCCCGGTGCCCCGACACCAGCTGATGCCCCGTGCGCGGGGTTTCGTGCTCACCGTCGACGAGATGCGCCACAACCTGGACGCCGTGTACTGCGTCACCGTCATCTACGGCGGCACCAAGATGCCCCACGGGGGCCGCAGGGCCGCGCCCAACATTTGCG ACATGTTCACCGGCAAGTGCGGTGCGGTGCACATGCACATCAAACGGACGCCCATCGATCAGCTTCCCAGCGACGACAACGGACTCAAGAAGTTCCTCTTCGATGCCTTCTACGAGAAAGACAA GCTGCTCACCGCGTACTACGAATCCGACGAGACTCCGCCCGAGCTCCAGAACCCGGTGTTCGTTCCGTGTGAGCACGTGCACAGCAAGCTCGTGTCCGCGGCCGTGGTGTTCACCGTCAGCTATCTCCTGCTCACGCCTGGAGGCCGCGCCTGCGTCTGGATGACCTGGCTGTACGGCTCCATCTTCGGCTACTCCTGGCTCGGAATGAACTCGGTCGCGTGA